The window GGCAGACGATTGAGGCCTATCCGCAGGGAGGCGGCTCGTTTACCGTTGCGAGCGAGAATCTGGGGGATGGCGCGGGATTGCTTGCGGCGGCTGCGTTGATGATCGATTACGTTCTCACGGCGGCGGTGGGAATCTCGGCTGGCGTGGGCGCGCTGATCTCGGCTGCGCCATCGCTGCAACCGCATACGCTTGCGATCTGCCTGGGAATTCTCGCACTGCTGACCCTGGTGAACATGCGCGGGGTGCATGACACGGGCGTCGTGTTCATGATTCCCACATACCTGTTTCTGATCACGTTGCTGATCATCATCGGCGTGGGCGGTTGGCAGATTCTGGCGAGTGGCGGGCATCCGCATCCGGTGACGCCGCTGCCTTCACCTGCTCCCGCGACAGCGGCGCTCTCGCTTTGGCTGCTGCTGAAGGTTTTTTCTTCCGGTTGCACGGCGATGACAGGGGTGGAGGCGGTGAGCAATGGGGTGATGGCTTTCCGCGAGCCGGCCTGCGGCAATGCCAAGAAGACGCTGACGATCATCATCGCACTGTTGTGCGTTCTGCTGCTGGGGATTGCCCTGCTCTGCCGGGCGTATGGCGTGGCGGCGACCGACCCGGATGGGGCACATTACGAGAGTGTGCTCTCGATGTTGACGCGGGCGGTGATGGGGCAGGGATGGTTCTATTACTTGACTATCGCATCGATCCTGCTGGTGCTGGCGCTGTCGGCTAATACGGCCTTTGCGGACTTCCCTCGCCTGACCCGTGCTATTGCCCTGCATAACTATCTTCCGCATGTCTTTCTGCTGCGCGGGCGGCGATTGCTGTATTCGTGGGGAATTTATGTGCTGGTGGCGCTGACTGCGACGCTGCTGATTATCTTCGGCGGGGTGACGGACCGGCTGATTCCGCTGTATGCGATTGGGGCTTTCATGGCCTTTACGCTTTCGCAGGCGGGGATGGTGATGCATTGGCGGCGGCAGGGGGGCGCGTCCTTAAAAAGTGTAGTGAACGGCGTGGGTGCGCTTGCGACTGGCGTAACCACGCTGGTGGTGCTGGTGACGAAGTTCGTCTCGGGCGCGTGGATTACGGCACTGCTGATTCCGGGGATGATCCTTTTGATGCGGGCAGTGCGGCGGCACTATGACCGCGTGGAACGGGAGACTGCGCTGGAAGCGCCGTTGATTGCAGCCCACGTTGAGGAGCCGATTGTTGTGATGCCCATTGACCGCTGGAGCCGCATTTCGGAAAAGGCTCTGACGTTCGCTCTGTCGCTATCATCCGATGTCCGTTGCGTGCACATTCAGGTCGGTGACGAGGACGACAAGATCAGCTCCGATTGGCCAAAGCTGGTGGTAGCTCCTCTCGAAGCAGCTCAAAAGCCCGTGCCGAAGCTGGTGGTGCGGAAGTCCTCGTTTCGTTATATTCTGCAACCGCTCCTAGATTACATTCTCGAAATCTGCCCGGCGGACGAGGCGCAGCGGGTTTGCGTACTTGTCCCGGAGCTGGTGGTGCGGCACTGGTGGGAGAACCTGATGCACAATCGCAGGGCCGATCTGCTGAAAGTGCTGCTTCTGGTGCGCGGCAACCGCAATATCGTGGTGATTAATATTCCCTGGTACCTGGACAAGGAGAAGCAGACCGGATGAGGGTGCAACGCGAATTCAGACTGTTAAGCTGAATGAGAGCCCCGGTTTGCCGTTTGGACCGTCTAAACGATTTAAGCAATATCGATCAGGCACATCAGGCAAATATTTGAGTTGAGGGATGGATTTGAGGAGATCTTTGGTGAAGGGTAAGTTTTTGCTGTCTGCTTTTGCGTTGTTGCCCATGTCTCTTTTCGGCCAGGTGGCCAAGCCTGCGGCGGCGGACACGGCTCCGGAGTTTGCGCGGTACGAGATCTTTGCTGGAGCGGACTATTCCAGCGCAAACCAGGTGAAGAGTTCTTCGGCCCTGGTCGGCTTCAATGTCGGCGCGGATGCGAAGCTCAAGAAGTGGTTTGGCGGGGTGGTGGATTTTGGCGACTACGGTGACTCGCACGGATTGGTGACGCCGACGGTCACGACATTTCTGGCCGGACCGGAGTTTTATATTCCCTCCGACAGGCTCACCGGATTTCTGCATGTGATGTTTGGCGGAGCGCACACCAGCAACGCGGGCGAAACGCCGGATATTTCGTTTGCCTATGCCTTCGGCGGCGGAATTGAATACACCGTCAAGAAGCATTGGGCCGTGCGTGTGTCCGGGGACGACATTCTGTCCTCCTTTGTTCAGAGCTATGGTACTTCTGGCGAATCTCCGCACACCCGGGCGAATGGTCGCGCCTCCGGCGGCATTGCTTACCGTTTCTAGCCATTGGACTCTCGTTATTGCAAGGTCGCCAGCCAGTTGAGTACAGCGACCTGAAGGGCAATGCGCTGATCCGAATAAGAGTGGTCTGTCTGGAAGTGTTGCTCGGTAACATGGGTGCCGCCCAAGGCTCGGACCGTGGTCGCAAGGCGAGTGGCTGCGGGAGAGAGGCCGTCGTCTGAGGTGATGAGCAGGAGCGGGCGGTTGCCGAACATCGCGGCGTAATCGACAAAATTCCACTGCTTGCGGTGGGAGAGCATCTCGTCAGCGAGACTCTCTGCCGTGCAGCCCGCCAGCGGCAGGATGTCGTTGTCGGCGAGGCTCTTGAGGAGCCGGGTGCGATTGGCGGCTTCGTGGTCCGCCGGGACATAGCCGCCTGCCCAGTCACTCATGTTGGCTGCTGAAATGAGCCCGATTCCAAGGATTGCAGGGTCTTGCGCGCCTGCGTAGGCTGCCATGAATCCGCCCATGCTATGGCCGACGAGGGCGATGCGTTTTGGGTCGGTGCGCAGGCGAGTTGCGTTGGCCGGATCGCGCAGGTAGGCTATGGCTGCGACCGTGTCTTCGATGGAATTGGCGAAGGAAAATGAGCCCGGCGAGCCCCAACTGCCGCGATAGTCGAAGAAAATGGCGTTCCAGCCAGCGCGGCGAATCGATTGAGCTAGATCGAGGTTCTTCTCATTGCCCGGGAAGCCGTGAAGGACGATTACGACCGGGTGCGGGCCAACGCCGGAGGCCAGATAGGCGATCGCGTTCAGTTGCGCGCCATGGCTGGGAATCT is drawn from Acidicapsa acidisoli and contains these coding sequences:
- a CDS encoding alpha/beta hydrolase family protein, giving the protein MLRFQLSAVLLTATLAASTSAAAQQPPAALTADPPADKANPAKMDAFQIPSHGAQLNAIAYLASGVGPHPVVIVLHGFPGNEKNLDLAQSIRRAGWNAIFFDYRGSWGSPGSFSFANSIEDTVAAIAYLRDPANATRLRTDPKRIALVGHSMGGFMAAYAGAQDPAILGIGLISAANMSDWAGGYVPADHEAANRTRLLKSLADNDILPLAGCTAESLADEMLSHRKQWNFVDYAAMFGNRPLLLITSDDGLSPAATRLATTVRALGGTHVTEQHFQTDHSYSDQRIALQVAVLNWLATLQ
- a CDS encoding APC family permease is translated as MATRPNVLNLLLGRPLATSEERAEHIGPIAGIPIFGLDALSSAAYGPEAALTLLIPLGLLGVKEIVPISLAILGLLILVYFSYRQTIEAYPQGGGSFTVASENLGDGAGLLAAAALMIDYVLTAAVGISAGVGALISAAPSLQPHTLAICLGILALLTLVNMRGVHDTGVVFMIPTYLFLITLLIIIGVGGWQILASGGHPHPVTPLPSPAPATAALSLWLLLKVFSSGCTAMTGVEAVSNGVMAFREPACGNAKKTLTIIIALLCVLLLGIALLCRAYGVAATDPDGAHYESVLSMLTRAVMGQGWFYYLTIASILLVLALSANTAFADFPRLTRAIALHNYLPHVFLLRGRRLLYSWGIYVLVALTATLLIIFGGVTDRLIPLYAIGAFMAFTLSQAGMVMHWRRQGGASLKSVVNGVGALATGVTTLVVLVTKFVSGAWITALLIPGMILLMRAVRRHYDRVERETALEAPLIAAHVEEPIVVMPIDRWSRISEKALTFALSLSSDVRCVHIQVGDEDDKISSDWPKLVVAPLEAAQKPVPKLVVRKSSFRYILQPLLDYILEICPADEAQRVCVLVPELVVRHWWENLMHNRRADLLKVLLLVRGNRNIVVINIPWYLDKEKQTG